One window of Ictalurus punctatus breed USDA103 chromosome 22, Coco_2.0, whole genome shotgun sequence genomic DNA carries:
- the LOC128628966 gene encoding histidine-rich glycoprotein-like, with translation MEAFRDTRLCQRLRGRSSLTRDRRLNHLENHLTNHLENHLEKHLENHLTNHLENHLTNHLENHLMNHLENHLENHLENHLMNHPENHLENHPENHLENHLENHMENHLENHLTNHLENHLENHLTNHPENHPENQPENHIENHLENHLENHLENHLENHPENHLENHLENHPENHLENHLENHLENHLENHLENHLTNHLENHLTNHLENHLTNHLENHLENHLENDLMNHPENHLENHPENHLENHLENHLENHLENHLENHLEIHLENHLENHPENHLTNHLENHLENHLTNHPENHPENQPENHIENHLENHLENHLENHLENHLENHPENHLENHLEIHLENHLENHLESVMLSRSSSRRTAVSCGGYRYGSDDDKT, from the exons ATGGAGGCTTTCCGAGATACTAG ACTTTGCCAGCGTTTACGCGGTAGGAGTTCGCTGACTCGAGATCGTCGGTTGAATCACCTGGAGAATCACCTGACGAATCACCTGGAGAATCACCTGGAGAAGCACCTGGAGAATCACCTGACGAATCACCTGGAGAATCATCTGACAAATCACCTGGAGAATCACCTGATGAATCACCTGGAGAATCACCTGGAGAATCACCTGGAGAATCACTTGATGAATCACCCGGAGAATCACCTAGAGAATCACCCGGAGAATCACCTAGAGAATCACCTAGAGAATCACATGGAGAATCACCTGGAGAATCACCTGACGAATCACCTGGAGAATCACCTGGAGAATCACCTGACGAATCACCCGGAGAATCACCCGGAGAATCAACCGGAGAATCACATAGAGAATCACCTGGAGAATCACCTAGAGAATCACCTGGAGAATCACCTGGAGAATCACCCGGAGAATCACCTAGAGAATCACCTGGAGAATCACCCGGAGAATCACCTAGAGAATCACCTAGAGAATCACCTGGAGAATCACCTGGAGAATCACCTGGAGAATCACCTGACGAATCACCTGGAGAATCACCTGACAAATCACCTGGAGAATCACCTGACGAATCACTTGGAGAATCACCTGGAGAATCACCTGGAGAATGACCTGATGAATCACCCGGAGAATCACCTAGAGAATCACCCGGAGAATCACCTAGAGAATCACCTAGAGAATCACCTGGAGAATCACCTGGAGAATCACCTAGAGAATCACCTGGAGATTCACCTGGAGAATCATCTGGAGAATCACCCGGAGAATCACCTGACGAATCACCTGGAGAATCACCTGGAGAATCACCTGACGAATCACCCGGAGAATCACCCGGAGAATCAACCGGAGAATCACATAGAGAATCACCTGGAGAATCACCTAGAGAATCACCTGGAGAATCACCTGGAGAATCACCTGGAGAATCACCCGGAGAATCACCTAGAGAATCATCTGGAGATTCACCTGGAGAATCACCTGGAGAATCACCTGGAGTCTG TTATGTTAAGCAG ATCCAGCAGCAGGAGGACGGCCGTGTCGTGCGGCGGCTACAGATACGGCAGCGACGATGACAAAACGTAA